The genomic stretch TCATTCACCttccaataataacaatcaTCTAATGAATTCCAATAATTCCACTATCCTTTCTGCCAATAAAGAAAGTCCTGAAttgtatttgaaaaattccaCTTCCCCCAACGATTTAAATAGTACTAATTTACAATCAGATATCAATGCCTATTGGGAAGGTCAAAACTtggatttattaaattcctCATCCAATCCAATCCTATCCactaatttgaaaaatatctcTGCCACTAGTGGtcttaataatatgatCAATGTGGCAAACAATAATTCAAGTAATAGTAATCCCAATAGTAAAGCAAGTACCATCACTTCCAATACAACTACCACATCAACTTCTGATGGTAAGTCAGGTATTATGGATGCTCCTATCGATTTAAATTCCATGAATTGGTTCAATACAGATATAGAAACGTTTAATTTCGATAATCAATTCGATGAAcaaatttctaaattctgtttgaaattaaattcagCCTGTGGTAATTTAAGTTATCAACTAACCACCActgcaaataataatgctgCTAATATTcccattaataataacgatttgaatgaattgatcaatataaatacaaatgATGAAGAGGATCATGGtgatttgaagaatttaaatgatgtctttgaaaataaattctcTGTACAACAATCcatcaacaacaacaataacgataataataacaataattcttcagaAAATTGGAACTTCAACCTATCTTCTACGCCAATTAATAGTTTCAATGTAAATATCAACGATGTAGAAACAAACTTGGCATTCCCCAATCAAACGTTATTACAAGATCCTTCGATAAATGTagataaatttgaattccCAATCTCTCCTGCCAATAATTTGAATGTATCTTTGAATCAACAagataaatcaaatatcaGTGACGTAGATGacgatgaagatgatgacgaTAACGAAATGGTCCCTGCAGATCCAGAAATGTTGCCTTGCACAAAAATATGGGATAGAATCACTGCACTACCGAAATATACTTCTGCCGATATAGAAAACTTGTGTAATGAACTCATGTCCAAAGCCAAATGTTCTGATAAAGGTGTGGTTGTCAGCAGTTTAGACGTTGATAAAGTTTTGTTAAATGAGAAAAAGAGTAATTCAAGACACTTCCAAATGTAATATACCCAATCCTCTATCTTCTCTTTTCTTCTCCCCTCTTCATGTTCAATTAGGCTCTCCAATTGGTTTAGTAAATAaactatatatttattattattatttttttttttacctatCTATATGTATCTATGCAAACACgtattttttgtaatgataatgaacaATTTTATGATTTCCTGTTACATTTGCCGCCAACGATTTTCCGCATttaaagtaaataaataaataaataaataaataaaggaTTTGCCACCTACAAATTATACAAATTGaagtaaattatataaatccaagaaaaaataaacgtATTCTGATTCGTAAGttaatatttacaattttttgatatattcAAAACAGTTAATAAATGAAGCATATATAGCGGTATACgaaaaatatcatcacCTTTAAAAGGTCATGAAGCTATTAGATTCTATTACCTTTTTTAAACTAGCCCATCTATGATACCATACTGTTTGGCAAAACTATATTTTTCCTAAcaagatattatttataaaggCACATATGCccacattttttttttttgatccAAACTGCAAATAAAGGcaaattaattttcaattattctTATACATCAAATTTAAgtaaaagacaaaaaaattaataaagcaTTTACCAAATGATgtatcttattttttttatgttttttaatttccttTCAAAGATACAAACTTAACTAGATTAAACGTTATTTTCTCTGATCATTTCTAATGGacttcaaaaattttttctttgtttttttcttcaatttcatagtatttttttttattatcgCAAAATCTAGAGTTTTTTGGAACAATGCGGGGGAACTGAAGAAATTTTCTACAACTTAAGGTATCGTTACCGAAAGCATTCAATTCACATCACACCACCCATACACACTCACACACTTACACACTCACAAACTTACgcacacacacacacacaccAAGACTCAATCGGATTAAACTCTAACGTCAACGTCAACTCTATTCGATTCTTCTTTCtcattttattcaattttgcTAAAACCTAACTCCAAAATAGAAACATTTTCACCCTAAGAAGCACCTGTAGCAAAGTATATTACATTATTCTTCTTAAAACCTTTAAAGTTCATTAcccaaaaaaagaaaaagaaaaaaaaaaaaataccaaaacgtttcatttcattttcatttttgttCTAGTTAGTTCTACATAGATCATCGAGTAATTTTACTTTGCATCCCTACATACGTAATATAATTACAAAACCTCAATAAGATTTTAACCGGACTTGAAGCTACTTACTGCTACTGCCACTATTAATCAgatttatctaataatatacattCAAAATCTGTTATTAATTCATCCATTTATGCTTTATTGCGGATTTATATGGCGCCTCTTTTCTTTCATCTTATAGTTCAACTGACTTTATACCCAATCCCTTAATtaagataatttattttatcaaaattgaaatatttgattcttttttattttattttcttctgcGTAATAAATCTAACTTATAACCATAATCAATTCATTTTGCTATCAATCAaataatctttaattttttgctTTTATCCTGATTAAGTTGATACCATAACTCATTCATTTGTTTTTACTTCCCCCCCCCTTTTTTTAGCCTACATTACCATTGAATACTAATTCTTAATAGTATTTGATCTCATAAATTATTACCCTAGTTTTTTTATCTACCATCTTTAGTTGtggatttaaattaattaactAAATTGTTCCCCTTTGCATTTCACTTCTCTTCTTCCCCCCTTCCTCATCCAGTTATACCATTGACCTTATATTTCTCTATTTTAAGCATTCATtcattatatcattttgataaaataacATCTAGTAATTCCTAATAGATTATATTCGCCAACCAAGTTTATTAATCTATATGGCACTCtccaattaattcaaattaacaaattaatatttgcccttatttcaaaattattaaatatcttATACAATGGGAAATAACCCTTCTATTTTAGATTCAGAGACCAATGAGAGTACAAAcagaaatataaataataatagcaataataataataattcatctacattaataattgaaagaaatgATAGCATAACTTCAACATTATTTCCAAGTCGAAGTTCGTCAAGTCgacaaaaatatttgactAAAAATCAAGGAgaaaatccaaataatgttagtttatttaaacaaaattattctttaacaCAAAATAACGAAACTTATGAACCAATACTCAAGCCACTCTCAAGTCCTGAAAATGATACTAATATTacatataataatagtactTTTAACAATTCAAGAGCATCCAAAAATTCAGATCAAGATATAATTagaaatgataatgatCCAATAAACAATCAACAACAGCCGTTATTAATACTAAGCCCTGGTCCATCACATCCAACAGTTGAACAAAGTAAGCAACAAGCAAATTATAATGAAGATCAAGAAATGTTTAAAAATGGTATTACACAAACTAAAAATTCCTCTTCATATCGTAATACATCTCCAAATATACCGAGTAacacaaataatataataaatatgaattcTCATAATTATGCTAGTTCACATCGACCTAGTGTTGTTgcattgaaaaaatctttGGAAGAGACTTTGGATTTTACAACTAATGATCCTAGACAGATTTATTCCTCGAGATCCTCGCaatcttctttttcaacAATGTCTAATACGAGATCAGCATCAATTGATATACCTACTAGGAATTCAGC from Henningerozyma blattae CBS 6284 chromosome 4, complete genome encodes the following:
- the YAP1 gene encoding DNA-binding transcription factor YAP1 (similar to Saccharomyces cerevisiae YAP1 (YML007W) and CAD1 (YDR423C); ancestral locus Anc_5.528), which encodes MVNSSITSPNSNSNGTATTTTSKVQKDSNAELKSKRTAQNRAAQRAFRERKEKKMKSLEEKVVELEKVCRAHESETSFLRSQLILFGTELRKQHNTGNTPSNNNSISNYRNRHKNSIASNHSNSSNHSNSNSISVPNSLSRHSSTSSIINQPNSMSMSMSMSNPNANSNLTINHHHTNSTTTPYNGFANLNYSFLQTTSSTTAYNTNTSSPLSFTLHSPSNNNNHLMNSNNSTILSANKESPELYLKNSTSPNDLNSTNLQSDINAYWEGQNLDLLNSSSNPILSTNLKNISATSGLNNMINVANNNSSNSNPNSKASTITSNTTTTSTSDGKSGIMDAPIDLNSMNWFNTDIETFNFDNQFDEQISKFCLKLNSACGNLSYQLTTTANNNAANIPINNNDLNELININTNDEEDHGDLKNLNDVFENKFSVQQSINNNNNDNNNNNSSENWNFNLSSTPINSFNVNINDVETNLAFPNQTLLQDPSINVDKFEFPISPANNLNVSLNQQDKSNISDVDDDEDDDDNEMVPADPEMLPCTKIWDRITALPKYTSADIENLCNELMSKAKCSDKGVVVSSLDVDKVLLNEKKSNSRHFQM